Proteins from a genomic interval of Sporolactobacillus sp. Y61:
- a CDS encoding glycosyltransferase family 4 protein encodes MSYQVAYISTYLPQKCGIATYTYHLRQNVQKARRDSLDDPVVVIKDKHIHYPEDHFFNIAIKRDCREDYIKAAEALNKSSVSVVSLQHEFGIFGGEGGKYILELVRRLKKPLVTTFHTVFRTPVPPYTPIQREIADRSDRIIVMNHKAVGYLTRMFHLPASKISFIPHGTPQPDLKGREGFREALGWTNRKVIMTFGFISRNKGIEAVLRALPDVVKRVPDVLYVIAGQTHPNVKRQEGESYRNFLKKIIRENRLEKHVLMIDEFMTEQDLVHYITACDLYITPYPGMEQITSGTLAYAVGLGRPVLTTPYRYAQDLLKGNEALFVPFNDQAGWSEKISVLLSKPALLKKYQNSIAHIGQIMSWPQVGKRYSQLFAESASRAHAESVMTEADNLAGETS; translated from the coding sequence ATGAGTTATCAGGTTGCCTACATTAGTACTTATCTACCGCAAAAATGCGGCATTGCGACGTATACGTACCATCTCAGACAAAACGTCCAGAAGGCAAGACGCGACTCGCTGGATGATCCCGTCGTCGTGATAAAGGATAAACATATACACTATCCTGAAGATCACTTTTTTAATATAGCGATTAAAAGAGATTGCCGGGAGGATTACATCAAAGCGGCTGAAGCTTTGAATAAAAGTTCTGTATCAGTCGTCTCCCTGCAGCATGAATTTGGCATTTTCGGGGGAGAAGGCGGGAAATATATTCTCGAACTCGTTCGCAGACTGAAAAAGCCGCTCGTTACCACGTTCCATACCGTCTTCAGGACGCCGGTGCCTCCGTACACCCCCATCCAGCGCGAGATTGCGGACAGAAGTGACCGGATTATTGTGATGAACCACAAGGCCGTCGGTTATCTGACCCGTATGTTTCATCTGCCGGCTTCAAAGATTTCGTTTATTCCGCATGGCACACCGCAGCCTGATCTGAAGGGGCGGGAAGGCTTCCGGGAAGCGCTCGGCTGGACAAACCGCAAAGTCATCATGACCTTCGGCTTCATCAGCCGGAACAAGGGGATCGAAGCCGTGCTCCGTGCCCTGCCTGACGTCGTAAAGCGGGTTCCGGACGTCCTGTATGTCATCGCCGGACAGACCCACCCCAATGTCAAACGGCAGGAAGGGGAGTCCTACCGGAATTTTCTTAAAAAGATCATTCGCGAAAACAGGCTTGAAAAACATGTCCTGATGATCGACGAGTTTATGACGGAGCAGGACCTGGTTCACTATATTACGGCATGTGATCTGTATATTACCCCTTATCCGGGCATGGAGCAGATCACGAGCGGGACGCTGGCCTATGCGGTCGGACTCGGTCGGCCGGTACTGACAACGCCCTATCGTTATGCCCAGGATCTGCTGAAAGGAAATGAAGCCCTCTTCGTTCCATTCAACGATCAGGCAGGCTGGTCGGAAAAAATCAGTGTCCTGCTTTCAAAACCGGCACTTCTGAAAAAATACCAGAATAGCATCGCCCACATCGGTCAGATTATGAGCTGGCCTCAGGTGGGCAAAAGATACAGTCAGCTATTCGCCGAATCGGCATCCCGTGCACATGCAGAGTCTGTGATGACGGAGGCGGATAATCTTGCCGGAGAAACCAGCTGA